One Benincasa hispida cultivar B227 chromosome 5, ASM972705v1, whole genome shotgun sequence genomic window carries:
- the LOC120078105 gene encoding RNA-binding protein 28 — protein MGKNKRLKDGGEKGAAAGDHCPSKVFVKNLPYSFTNSQLEETFSDVGPVRRCFMVTQKGSTEHRGFGFVQFAVAEDANRAIELKNELFVEGRKITVKHAMHRAPLEQRRSKENQVTASMSTTNEEGDTPKREEQDTSKREEQTTNKDRDTSKRAEQTTSNSEGKERHLNARKLASLSSYLEDKEGHSEKQRIARTVVFGGLLNADMAEDVHRQARDVGGVCSIVYPLPKKEVEQHGLLRDGCKMDVSAVLFASVKSARAAVTILHQKERKGGVVWARQLGGEGSKTQKWKVIVRNLPFKAKEQEIKDTFSSAGFVWDVMMPHSSDTGLSKGFAFVKFTCKQDAESAIKTFNGKKFGQRTIAVDWAVPKKIYSSGANAAVDSDDGEQTERDREGSISSDDFEAEDIAVHDKSPHSNKDERFSEDSEEEDISSEVDFEGEAEIARKVLENLISSSAKEALPSRVDGKPPSKVNKEPDFVSSKKSSDMSDKVSNESEKLSESKTSMLKQTDEDDLKRTVYIGNLPFDIDNEEVKQRFSGFGEVLSFVPVLHQVTKRPKGTGFLKFKTVDAATAAVSSANVASGVGIFLKGRQLKVFNALDRKSAHDKELEKSKNDNHDHRNLYLAQEGIILEGTPAAEGVSASDMEKRQRLEKKRTTKLQSPNFHVSRTRLVIHNLPKSMKEKELQKLCIEAVTSRATKQKPVIRQIKFLKDVKKGKILTKNHSCGVAFVEFSEHEHALVALRVLNNNPETFGPKNRPIVEFAIDNIQTLKLRKAKLQAWSQDNTANVPKAQQWNVNTDTNAGDIHSNQKNSRKRKAIGDNRPVKAQNHNKDDNDNHVSNDVMVESRARKKRKTRPEIGNTNESLKQKPGQKLMPEKSSKRPASMDPGKIKASQESDVQHIKKVKHEVKQQRKRPKKNKEPIGRDVVDKLDVLIEQYQSKFSQQRSDRTDGEKKGSKQVRRWFQS, from the exons ATGGGGAAGAACAAGAGGCTTAAGGACGGCGGCGAGAAGGGAGCCGCCGCCGGCGACCACTGCCCTTCCAAGGTCTTTGTGAAGAACTTACCCTACTCGTTCACCAACTCACAG CTTGAAGAAACATTCAGTGATGTTGGACCGGTCCGGCGGTGCTTCATGGTTACCCAAAAGG GTTCAACCGAGCATCGTGGTTTTGGATTCGTGCAGTT TGCTGTAGCTGAAGATGCAAATCGAGCAATTGAGCTGAAGAATGAGCTGTTCGTTGAAGGACGCAAAATTACTGTTAAACATGCTATGCATCGAGCTCCCCTTGAGCAGCGGCGGTCCAAAGAAAATCAAG TCACTGCATCTATGTCAACAACTAATGAGGAAGGAGATACTCCTAAAAGGGAAGAACAAGATACTTCTAAAAGAGAAGAACAAACAACTAACAAGGATAGAGATACTTCTAAAAGGGCAGAACAAACAACTTCAAATTCCGAGGGGAAAG AGAGACATTTGAATGCTCGGAAATTAGCTTCACTTTCTAGTTATCTAGAGGATAAAGAgggtcattcagaaaagcaaaG GATTGCAAGGACTGTTGTGTTTGGTGGTCTTCTTAATGCTGACATGGCTGAAGATGTTCACCGCCAAGCAAGAGATGTTGGTGGCGTATGCTCTATTGTTTATCCTCTTCCCAAAAAAGAAGTTGAACAACATG GTCTTTTACGAGATGGATGCAAAATGGATGTTTCAGCTGTACTTTTTGCTAGTGTGAAGTCTGCACGTGCTGCTGTTACCATATTACACCAGAAAGAGAGGAAAGGAGGTGTTGTTTGGGCCCGTCAACTGGGTGGGGAG GGGTCCAAAACTCAGAAATGGAAAGTTATCGTTAGAAATCTTCCATTTAAG GCCAAGGAGCAAGAAATAAAGGATACCTTTTCATCCGCAGGATTTGTGTGGGATGTCATGATGCCACATAGTTCAGACACAGG ATTATCGAAGGGGTTTGCCTTTGTCAAATTTACATGCAAGCAGGATGCTGAGagt GCTATTAAAACGTTCAATGGTAAAAAATTTGGTCAAAGGACGATAGCTGTGGACTGGGCTGTTCCAAAGAAGATATATAGTTCTGGTGCTAATGCTGCAGTTGATTCAGATGACG GGGAACAGACTGAAAGAGACAGAGAAGGTAGCATTAGCAGTGATGATTTTGAAGCTGAAGATATTGCTGTTCATGACAAATCTCCGCACTCGAACAAAGATGAAAGATTTTCAGAGGATTCGGAGGAAGAAGATATTTCCTCAGAGGTTGATTTCGAAGGAGAAGCAGAAATTGCAAGAAAAGTTCTTGAAAATCTAATTTCATCTTCGGCTAAAGAGGCTCTTCCTTCTCGTGTTGATGGTAAGCCACCGTCGAAAGTGAACAAGGAGCCAGATTTTGTTTCATCCAAGAAGTCATCTGATATGTCTGATAAAGTTTCAAATGAATCTGAAAAGTTAAGTGAAAGCAAAACATCTATGCTTAAGCAAACAGATGAAGATGATCTGAAGAGAACGGTTTATATAGGCAACCTTCCTTTTGATATTGATAATGAAGAAGTGAAACAGCGGTTTTCTGGATTTGGTGAAGTGCTATCCTTTGTGCCAGTCCTTCATCAAGTTACAAA GCGACCTAAAGGCACTGGTTTTCTCAAGTTTAAAACGGTTGATGCTGCTACTGCTGCTGTTTCTTCTGCAAATGTTGCATCTGGTGTGGGAATATTTCTGAAAGGCAGGCAACTGAAAGTATTTAATGCCCTGGATAGAAAATCAGCTCATGACAAGGAATTGGAAAAGTCAAAAAATGACAATCATGACCACCGGAATCTTTACCTTGCACAG GAAGGTATAATTCTCGAGGGAACTCCAGCTGCTGAGGGAGTTTCTGCTAGCGACATGGAGAAACGTCAAAG GCTGGAAAAGAAAAGAACGACCAAGCTTCAATCTCCAAATTTTCATGTTTCAAGAACTAGACTTGTTATACACAATTTACCAAAAtcaatgaaagaaaaagaacttcAAAAACTTTGCATTGAAGCTGTTACCTCGCGAGCTACAAAGCAAAAACCTGTGATTCGCCAG ATTAAGTTCTTAAAGGATGTGAAGAAAGGAAAGATACTGACAAAGAATCACTCCTGTGGAGTTGCTTTTGTTGAGTTTTCTGAGCATGAGCATGCCCTTGTAGCCCTGCGAGTTCTCAACAACAATCCAG AAACTTTTGGCCCTAAAAATCGCCCAATCGTAGAGTTTGCCATTGACAATATTCAAACGTTGAAGCTCCGAAAAGCAAAGTTACAAGCTTGGTCGCAGGACAATACCGCCAATGTTCCCAAAGCCCAGCAGTGGAATGTTAATACTGATACAAATGCTGGGGATATCCATTCAAACCAGAAAAATTCCAGAAAAAGGAAAGCTATAGGCGATAATCGTCCAGTGAAAGCGCAAAATCATAATAAAGATGATAATGACAATCATGTATCCAATGATGTGATGGTAGAAAGTAGAGCTagaaaaaagaggaaaacaCGTCCAGAAATTGGGAACACAAATGAGTCACTGAAACAAAAACCAGGACAAAAATTGATGCCTGAAAAATCGAGCAAGAGACCGGCATCCATGGATCCTGGAAAAATAAAAGCTTCTCAGGAATCTGATGTTCAACACATAAAGAAGGTAAAACATGAAGTAAAGCAGCAAAGAAAGAGGccaaagaaaaataaggaaCCAATAGGACGGGATGTTGTCGATAAACTTGATGTGCTTATCGAACAATATCAGTCCAAGTTCTCGCAGCAGAGATCAGACCGAACAGATGGTGAAAAGAAAGGCTCTAAACAGGTTAGAAGATGGTTCcaatcataa